The proteins below are encoded in one region of Macaca nemestrina isolate mMacNem1 chromosome 10, mMacNem.hap1, whole genome shotgun sequence:
- the SMAG gene encoding small cell adhesion glycoprotein, protein MGLIPVSPRLQSGPPPPRASGRERKRLRMEKGGFSPLFLSHPVGLPPTPSGLCANPARGPRLPPLGVLVRPLPASATPRCPPPLSSKGRAERRRPSPGSPSDWKDLPLLQGTQPLVTMTSLLTTPSPRELMTTPILRPTEALSPEDGASTALIAVVITVVFLTLLSVVILIFFYLYKNKGSYVTYEPTEGEPSAIVQMESDLAKGREKEEYFI, encoded by the exons ATGGGACTGATCCCAGTTAGCCCGCGGCTCCAATCTGGTCCCCCGCCACCCCGAGCCTCGGGGCGAGAGAGGAAGCGGCTCCGGATGGAGA AGGGCGGTTTCTCTCCGCTTTTCCTGTCCCACCCCGTCggcctgccccccaccccctccgGCCTCTGCGCCAACCCCGCGCGCGGCCCGCGGCTTCCTCCTCTCGGGGTCCTCGTTCGGCCTCTGCCGGCCTCCGCGACTCCGCGGTGCCCGCCCCCATTGAGTTCAAAAGGACGCGCGGAGCGGCGCCGGCCCTCCCCCGGCAGCCCGTCGGACTGGAAAG ATCTGCCTCTTCTCCAAGGAACTCAACCACTAGTGACAATGACCAGCCTCCTGACCACTCCTTCTCCGAGAG AACTGATGACCACCCCAATTTTACGGCCCACTGAGGCCCTGTCCCCAGAAGATGGAGCCAGCACAGCACTCATTGCAG TTGTTATCACCGTGGTCTTCCTCACCCTGCTCTCGGTTGTGATCTTGATCTTCTTTTACCTGTACAAGAACAAAGGCAGCTACGTCACCTATGAACCTACAGAAGGCGAGCCCAGTGCCATCGTCCAGATGGAGAGTGACTTGGCCAAGggcagggagaaggaggaatATTTCATCTAA
- the LOC105474347 gene encoding DAZ-associated protein 2 isoform X2 — MNSKGQYPTQPTYPVQPPGNPVYPQTLHLPQAPPYTDAPPAYSELYRPSFVHPGAATVPTMSAAFPGASLYLPMAQSVAVGPLGSTIPMAYYPVSPIYPPASTSWMPSQCCSACSHAGSQRPRNSAEGEFLHGWFRWWLHHLVRNQGHLCAGKDITYLQHFSQCNCFSHINLKLQFRHMLLGCLSGAQSFRHFSNLIRNHVMVAVPP, encoded by the exons ATGAACAGCAAAG GTCAATATCCAACACAGCCAACCTACCCTGTGCAGCCTCCTGGGAATCCAGTATACCCTCAGACCTTGCATCTTCCTCAGGCTCCACCCTATACTGATGCTCCACCTGCCTACTCAGAG CTCTATCGTCCGAGTTTTGTGCACCCAGGGGCTGCCACAGTCCCCACCATGTCAGCCGCATTTCCTGGAGCCTCTCTGTATCTTCCCATGGCCCAGTCTGTGGCTGTTGGGCCTTTAGGTTCCACAATCCCCATGGCTTATTATCCAGTCAGTCCCATCTATCCACCTG cctccacctcctggatgcCCTCCCAATGCTGCTCAGCTTGCAGTCATGCAGGGAGCCAACGTCCTCGTAACTCAGCGGAAGGGGAATTTCTTCATGGGTGGTTCAGATGGTGGCTACACCATCTGGTGAGGAACCAAGGCCACCTTTGTGCCGGGAAAGACATCACATACCTTCAGCACTTCTCACAATGTAACTGCTTTAGTCATATTAACCTGAAGTTGCAGTTTAGACACATGTTGTTGGGGTGTCTTTCTGGTGCCCAATCTTTCAGGCACTTTTCAAATTTAATAAGGAACCATGTAATGGTAGCAGTACCTCCCTAA
- the LOC105474347 gene encoding DAZ-associated protein 2 isoform X1, producing the protein MNSKGQYPTQPTYPVQPPGNPVYPQTLHLPQAPPYTDAPPAYSELYRPSFVHPGAATVPTMSAAFPGASLYLPMAQSVAVGPLGSTIPMAYYPVSPIYPPGSTVLVEGGYDAGARFGAGATAGNIPPPPPGCPPNAAQLAVMQGANVLVTQRKGNFFMGGSDGGYTIW; encoded by the exons ATGAACAGCAAAG GTCAATATCCAACACAGCCAACCTACCCTGTGCAGCCTCCTGGGAATCCAGTATACCCTCAGACCTTGCATCTTCCTCAGGCTCCACCCTATACTGATGCTCCACCTGCCTACTCAGAG CTCTATCGTCCGAGTTTTGTGCACCCAGGGGCTGCCACAGTCCCCACCATGTCAGCCGCATTTCCTGGAGCCTCTCTGTATCTTCCCATGGCCCAGTCTGTGGCTGTTGGGCCTTTAGGTTCCACAATCCCCATGGCTTATTATCCAGTCAGTCCCATCTATCCACCTGGCTCCACAGTGCTGGTGGAAGGAGGGTATGATGCAGGTGCCAGATTTGGAGCTGGGGCTACTGCTGGCAACATTCCT cctccacctcctggatgcCCTCCCAATGCTGCTCAGCTTGCAGTCATGCAGGGAGCCAACGTCCTCGTAACTCAGCGGAAGGGGAATTTCTTCATGGGTGGTTCAGATGGTGGCTACACCATCTGGTGA